A segment of the Synergistaceae bacterium genome:
ACTCCATTCTCGATTCCGCCAATTGAAGCTGCAACGCTTTGTTTTCCTCTTCCAGCGTCGCGTAACGGCTCCTGTCGCCGTCGGATGTGTAGAGCCTGCGCCACCTGTAAAGCATCGTCTCGCTGATCCCCAGATCTGAAGCCACTTCTTTCGCCGTCTTTGGGCTTGCGTGGCTCAGTTTCATCGCATTCTTCCTGAACTCCTCGTTAAACTTCCGTCTGATTTCCAACACAGTTACAGGTCGCCTCCTCTTTAGTCTGGCTTCCTTAACTTACTGTCCGATATTTTAACGTACTCCCACCCTTCGACAACTCAAAATCAATACTCTGATATAATTTCGTAAATATTATTCAAAATAAAATATCAATATAATTTAAAAAGGAGCAACAATCATGAACAAGAAAATAATAGTCGCCATTGCTGTAGTGATGGCAGTTTTTTTAATTTACTTCTTCACCGGAAATTTACAAAACAACCTTCGAGAAGAAAAGGAAAGGCAAAGCACAGCGGGTGTTTCGGGGCCGGCGGTGGCGTCCCCCGATGTTCCACGGGCTGAAGCTCCCTTCCACATCGGTGTTATGACCGGCGGCGGAGCCCAGAGCCTGGACAATCTGCTGGGGGCGAAGGAGGCCCTGAAGCTTTACGGCGACGCGGCGAAAGGCGGCATGATACGCCATGTGACCTACCCGGACAACTTCATGACGGATATGGAAACCACGATAAATCGACTTGAAGAGCTTGCCGGCGACCCTCTGATGAAGGTGATCGTGGTGAATCAGGCCGTACAGGGCAC
Coding sequences within it:
- a CDS encoding transposase — protein: MLEIRRKFNEEFRKNAMKLSHASPKTAKEVASDLGISETMLYRWRRLYTSDGDRSRYATLEEENKALQLQLAESRME